In Rouxiella sp. WC2420, the following proteins share a genomic window:
- the purC gene encoding phosphoribosylaminoimidazolesuccinocarboxamide synthase — MQKLAELYRGKAKTVYTTENPDLLVLEFRNDTSALDGERIEQFDRKGMINNKFNHFIMQKLEEAGIPTQMERLLSDNEVLVKKLDMVPVECVIRNRAAGSLVKRLGVEEGLVLNPPLFDLFLKDDARHDPMVNESYCKTFGWVNEENLARMKELSYKTNDVLSKIFGDAGLILVDFKLEFGLFNGEVVLGDEFSPDGSRLWDANSLEKMDKDRYRQSLGGLIEAYEEVAKRIGVKLD, encoded by the coding sequence ATGCAAAAGTTAGCTGAGTTGTATCGCGGAAAGGCGAAAACCGTCTACACCACCGAAAACCCAGACCTGCTGGTTTTGGAGTTCCGTAATGATACGTCAGCACTGGATGGCGAACGTATTGAGCAGTTCGACCGTAAAGGCATGATCAACAACAAATTCAACCACTTCATTATGCAGAAGCTGGAAGAAGCCGGCATTCCGACCCAAATGGAACGTCTGCTGTCAGACAACGAAGTGCTGGTGAAAAAGCTGGATATGGTTCCGGTTGAATGCGTTATCCGCAACCGCGCGGCCGGTTCACTGGTTAAGCGTTTGGGCGTAGAAGAAGGCCTGGTTCTGAATCCGCCGCTGTTCGACCTGTTCCTGAAAGACGATGCCAGACATGACCCGATGGTCAACGAATCTTACTGCAAAACCTTCGGTTGGGTTAACGAAGAGAATTTGGCACGTATGAAAGAGCTGAGCTACAAGACTAACGACGTGCTGAGCAAGATTTTCGGCGATGCTGGTCTGATTCTGGTCGATTTCAAGCTGGAATTTGGTCTGTTCAACGGCGAAGTGGTACTCGGTGACGAATTCTCTCCGGACGGTAGCCGCCTGTGGGATGCCAACTCGCTTGAGAAAATGGACAAAGACCGTTATCGTCAGAGCCTGGGCGGTTTGATCGAAGCCTATGAAGAAGTCGCGAAACGTATTGGCGTTAAATTAGACTAA
- a CDS encoding glycine cleavage system transcriptional repressor, which translates to MTGRAILSQPQQHYLVITALGADRPGIVNTITRQVSSCGCNIEDSRLAMLGEEFTFIMFLSGSWNAITLIESTLPQKGAELELLIVMKRTSASERPPMPATVWVKVDVKDSPHLIERFTNLFHTHQMNIAELASKTTPAEGSREAQLSIQITAHSPANTDAEIIEQAFHQLCTELNAQGSINVITTS; encoded by the coding sequence ATGACGGGAAGAGCTATTTTGTCACAACCACAACAACATTATTTGGTTATCACCGCGCTGGGTGCCGACAGGCCCGGTATCGTGAATACCATTACTCGTCAGGTAAGTAGCTGCGGTTGTAATATCGAAGACAGCCGACTGGCGATGCTTGGCGAAGAATTTACTTTTATCATGTTCCTTTCCGGGAGCTGGAATGCCATCACACTTATCGAGTCCACGCTGCCGCAAAAAGGGGCCGAGCTCGAATTGCTGATCGTGATGAAAAGAACCAGCGCCTCTGAACGACCGCCGATGCCAGCGACCGTCTGGGTAAAGGTTGACGTGAAAGACTCGCCGCATTTAATTGAAAGATTTACTAATTTATTCCACACACACCAGATGAACATCGCCGAGCTTGCATCCAAGACCACGCCAGCCGAGGGCAGTCGCGAAGCACAACTATCAATCCAGATCACTGCTCATAGCCCGGCCAACACCGATGCAGAAATTATTGAGCAAGCGTTTCATCAGCTATGTACAGAATTGAATGCACAAGGCAGTATTAACGTCATTACGACGTCCTGA
- a CDS encoding AI-2E family transporter yields the protein MLEMLLQWYRRRFTDPQAIALLAILVVGFCILYFCSGILAPLLFAIVLAYLLEWPTVRLQRCGCSRTLAVCIVLTIFTGIVMLLVFVIAPLTWQQGVNLMADLPSMLNRFYAMAATLPKRYPALVDAGILDMMTDNLRSRISGVGESVVKYSLASLVGILTLSIYLVIVPLMVFFLLKDKDQMLSAVRRVLPRDRGLAGLVWTEMNQQITNYIRGKVLEMVVVGIATYLVFFFLGMRYSLLLSVLVGFSVLIPYIGAMLVTIPVFVVALFQWGIGADFWTLIIAYLVVQGLDGNLLVPLLFSEAVNLHPLVIILAVVIFGGLWGFWGVFFAIPLATLVKAVYHAWPDELDEKLE from the coding sequence ATGCTCGAGATGTTATTGCAATGGTACCGTCGCAGATTCACTGACCCGCAGGCGATTGCGCTGCTGGCAATTCTGGTGGTCGGATTCTGTATTCTCTATTTTTGCAGCGGCATTCTTGCGCCGCTGCTGTTTGCCATCGTTTTGGCGTATTTGCTGGAATGGCCCACCGTTCGATTACAGCGCTGTGGCTGCTCGCGCACGCTGGCGGTGTGCATTGTGCTGACTATTTTCACCGGAATCGTGATGCTGCTGGTGTTTGTGATCGCGCCATTGACCTGGCAACAGGGCGTGAACCTGATGGCCGATCTGCCCAGTATGCTCAATCGCTTTTACGCGATGGCCGCGACGTTGCCAAAACGCTACCCGGCGCTGGTCGATGCCGGCATTCTCGATATGATGACCGACAATCTGCGTTCGCGCATTTCAGGGGTCGGCGAGTCGGTGGTGAAATACTCTCTGGCATCGCTGGTGGGTATTCTGACGCTGTCGATTTATCTGGTGATAGTGCCGCTGATGGTGTTTTTCCTGCTCAAAGATAAAGACCAGATGCTCAGCGCCGTGCGCCGCGTACTGCCACGAGACAGAGGCCTTGCCGGACTGGTGTGGACCGAAATGAATCAGCAGATCACCAACTACATTCGCGGCAAAGTGCTGGAAATGGTCGTCGTCGGCATCGCTACCTATCTGGTGTTCTTCTTTTTGGGCATGCGTTATTCACTATTGCTGTCGGTGCTGGTTGGCTTCTCGGTACTGATCCCCTATATCGGCGCGATGCTGGTGACCATTCCGGTGTTTGTCGTGGCGCTGTTTCAGTGGGGGATTGGTGCGGATTTCTGGACGCTGATTATTGCTTATCTGGTGGTACAGGGGCTGGACGGAAACTTGCTGGTGCCGTTGCTGTTTTCAGAGGCGGTAAATCTACACCCGCTGGTGATTATTCTGGCGGTGGTGATTTTCGGCGGCCTTTGGGGATTCTGGGGCGTGTTTTTTGCGATTCCGCTGGCGACACTGGTGAAAGCGGTATATCACGCTTGGCCTGACGAGCTGGATGAAAAGCTAGAGTGA
- a CDS encoding neutral zinc metallopeptidase — MRWQGRRESDNVEDRRNDGGSQGSNGMGGMRIPIRGKSGIVIVIVVLIAGYYGIDLSPLIDGGQTQNPSQYQQRQTPASISPNDDRQAKFTSVILASTEDVWTQIFKQNGMTYRDPKLVMYRGATRTGCGTGQSVMGPFYCPADSTVYIDLSFYQELRDKLGAGGDFAQGYVVAHEVGHHVQNLLGIDKKVRQMQQGASQTEVNRLSVKMELQADCFAGIWGHAMQQEQVLESGDLKQALDAARAIGDDRLQQQSQGRVVPDSFTHGTSAQRYDWFKRGYDSGRMDQCNTFATK; from the coding sequence ATGCGTTGGCAAGGGCGTCGAGAAAGCGACAATGTGGAAGACCGCCGTAATGATGGCGGCAGTCAGGGTAGCAATGGGATGGGCGGGATGCGCATTCCTATTCGCGGCAAAAGCGGCATCGTGATTGTTATTGTGGTGCTGATCGCCGGTTATTACGGTATTGACCTCAGTCCGCTGATTGACGGCGGCCAGACTCAGAATCCCTCTCAGTATCAGCAGCGACAAACTCCTGCTTCAATCAGTCCTAACGACGACCGACAGGCTAAATTTACCTCTGTCATTCTTGCCTCTACAGAAGATGTCTGGACTCAGATTTTTAAACAAAATGGCATGACCTATCGTGACCCGAAACTGGTAATGTACCGTGGTGCAACCCGCACCGGCTGTGGCACCGGGCAATCGGTGATGGGGCCATTTTACTGCCCGGCAGACAGCACCGTTTATATCGACCTGTCATTTTATCAGGAGTTGAGAGATAAACTCGGCGCAGGAGGAGACTTTGCGCAGGGTTATGTCGTCGCTCACGAGGTCGGGCATCATGTGCAAAATCTGTTAGGGATAGACAAGAAGGTGCGCCAGATGCAACAGGGCGCGTCACAGACCGAGGTGAATCGCCTGTCGGTGAAAATGGAGCTACAGGCCGACTGTTTCGCCGGTATCTGGGGACACGCCATGCAACAGGAACAGGTGCTTGAAAGCGGCGACCTCAAGCAGGCGCTGGACGCCGCACGCGCAATCGGCGACGATCGGCTACAGCAGCAAAGCCAGGGTCGCGTAGTTCCCGACAGCTTCACCCACGGAACCTCCGCCCAGCGCTATGACTGGTTTAAACGCGGCTACGACAGTGGCCGCATGGATCAGTGCAACACTTTCGCCACCAAATAA
- the dapA gene encoding 4-hydroxy-tetrahydrodipicolinate synthase: MFTGSIVALVTPMDDKGAVDRASLKKLIDYHVSSGTAAIVSVGTTGESATLNHDEHADVVLQTLDLANGRIPVIAGTGANATAEAIALTKRFENSGVVGCLTVTPYYNRPTQEGLFQHFKAIAESTALPQILYNVPSRTGCDMLPATIARLAKLKNIVACKEATGNLSRVSQIQVLVDDEDFILLSGDDFSGLDFMQLGGKGVISVTANIAAAEMVELCRLAAEGKFAEARRLNQRLMPLHQHLFVEANPIPVKWACKALGLIATDTVRLPMTPLTDAARPIVEDALNKAGLL, from the coding sequence ATGTTTACGGGAAGTATTGTTGCACTGGTTACGCCGATGGACGACAAAGGTGCCGTCGATCGCGCGAGTCTCAAAAAACTGATTGATTATCATGTGTCCAGTGGTACTGCGGCGATTGTTTCCGTAGGCACGACCGGTGAGTCTGCAACCTTGAACCATGATGAGCACGCTGACGTCGTTCTACAGACGCTGGATCTGGCCAATGGCCGCATTCCGGTGATTGCCGGCACGGGCGCCAATGCCACCGCTGAAGCCATCGCGTTAACCAAACGCTTTGAGAATTCTGGCGTTGTTGGCTGTCTGACGGTAACGCCTTATTACAACCGTCCGACTCAGGAAGGTCTGTTCCAGCATTTCAAAGCCATTGCCGAAAGCACTGCGCTGCCACAAATTCTCTATAACGTACCGTCTCGCACCGGCTGCGATATGCTGCCTGCGACCATCGCTCGTTTAGCAAAATTAAAAAATATTGTTGCCTGTAAAGAGGCAACAGGGAACTTAAGTCGCGTTAGCCAGATCCAAGTGCTGGTTGATGATGAAGATTTCATTCTGCTGAGTGGTGATGACTTCAGCGGTCTGGACTTCATGCAACTGGGTGGTAAAGGCGTTATTTCTGTGACCGCCAACATTGCGGCAGCAGAAATGGTCGAGCTTTGCCGTCTGGCAGCGGAAGGCAAATTTGCCGAAGCGCGCCGTTTAAATCAGCGCTTGATGCCGTTGCATCAGCATCTGTTTGTAGAAGCAAACCCAATCCCTGTGAAATGGGCCTGCAAGGCTCTGGGATTGATAGCAACCGATACAGTGCGTCTGCCAATGACGCCGCTGACCGATGCTGCTCGTCCAATAGTGGAAGATGCACTAAACAAGGCCGGTTTGCTATAA
- the bamC gene encoding outer membrane protein assembly factor BamC: MTYSLTKPRFQKSTLAKVMGLSLIMLLAACSNDSHYKREVNGNEDYLQAAPLKELQTPNGMILPLENGTYDVPPGTSKGALGKALDIRPPLQPLALVDGSRAQYTADTGTVLLTQSSGLWANVVTIVQKNGYKIASRDDANQTLTTDMVQWNRKDEDFQYQGRYQISVTTQGYQNALTVKTLELQQKGVAVTSPTEQQRYTGQMLNSITAGLGQLQQEQQNRLDNRKLGEIDVQSGADDTGLPVVIIRAPYGNVWERLPAALAKAGMKVTDSSRPQGTLTAKYSPLDSDAWDALGAKDPDLSSGEYKLQLGDLNNRSSLQFIDPKGHVLSQSQNDAMVAVMQAALNQSGTVSK; this comes from the coding sequence ATGACCTACTCATTAACAAAACCACGTTTTCAAAAGTCGACGTTAGCAAAGGTTATGGGTCTTTCCCTGATTATGCTGCTCGCGGCTTGCTCTAACGATTCGCACTACAAGCGAGAAGTAAACGGCAATGAAGATTACCTTCAGGCTGCACCGTTGAAAGAGCTGCAAACTCCCAATGGCATGATTTTGCCGCTGGAGAACGGAACTTACGATGTACCGCCTGGCACCAGCAAAGGCGCGTTGGGCAAGGCTCTTGATATCCGTCCTCCATTGCAGCCTCTGGCGCTGGTCGATGGTTCACGGGCTCAATATACTGCCGATACCGGCACTGTATTGCTGACGCAGAGCAGCGGCCTGTGGGCAAACGTAGTGACTATCGTGCAGAAAAACGGCTACAAGATTGCCAGCCGTGACGATGCCAATCAAACACTGACTACCGATATGGTGCAGTGGAACCGTAAAGATGAAGACTTCCAGTATCAGGGTCGTTATCAGATAAGCGTGACCACTCAGGGCTACCAGAATGCCTTGACGGTGAAAACGCTTGAGCTGCAGCAAAAAGGTGTAGCGGTTACTTCACCAACCGAGCAGCAGCGTTACACCGGCCAGATGCTAAACTCCATCACCGCGGGTCTGGGCCAACTGCAGCAAGAACAGCAGAATCGTCTGGACAACCGTAAACTCGGCGAGATCGACGTGCAGAGCGGCGCGGATGATACCGGCCTGCCAGTCGTGATTATCCGTGCCCCGTACGGCAATGTCTGGGAACGTCTGCCTGCCGCGCTGGCAAAAGCAGGCATGAAAGTCACCGACAGCAGCCGTCCGCAGGGTACTTTGACTGCCAAATACTCGCCGTTGGATAGCGATGCCTGGGATGCGCTCGGCGCGAAAGATCCAGACCTGTCTTCTGGAGAATATAAACTCCAGCTCGGTGACCTGAACAACCGCAGTAGCTTGCAGTTCATTGATCCTAAAGGGCATGTTCTGTCGCAGTCGCAAAATGATGCGATGGTGGCAGTGATGCAGGCCGCGTTGAATCAAAGCGGTACCGTATCCAAGTAA
- the bcp gene encoding thioredoxin-dependent thiol peroxidase codes for MSPLKAGDTAPQFSLPDQDGEQINLADFQGQKVLVYFYPKAMTPGCTVQACGLRDNMDQLKEAGVEVLGISTDKPEKLSKFAEKELLNFTLLSDEDHQVSHAFGVWGEKSFMGKTYDGIHRISFLLDGNGKVEKVFDDFKTSNHHDIVLEYVTGN; via the coding sequence ATGAGCCCACTGAAAGCCGGAGATACTGCGCCGCAATTCAGTTTGCCGGATCAAGACGGCGAACAGATTAACCTGGCCGACTTCCAGGGACAGAAAGTCCTGGTCTATTTCTACCCGAAGGCCATGACCCCAGGTTGCACCGTTCAAGCCTGTGGCCTGCGCGACAACATGGATCAATTGAAAGAAGCTGGTGTTGAAGTGCTGGGAATAAGCACGGATAAACCAGAAAAACTGTCCAAGTTTGCTGAAAAAGAGCTGTTGAACTTCACGCTTTTGTCTGATGAAGATCACCAGGTTTCGCATGCGTTTGGCGTTTGGGGTGAGAAATCCTTCATGGGTAAAACCTACGACGGCATTCACCGCATCAGCTTCCTGCTCGACGGCAACGGCAAAGTTGAAAAAGTCTTCGATGACTTCAAGACCAGCAATCACCACGACATTGTTCTAGAGTATGTAACGGGTAATTAA